The Fructilactobacillus myrtifloralis genome segment TTTAAAAACGCGGCCCCGCAAATTCGTGTACGTTTCGTGTAACCAATCTACGTTAGCGCAAGACTTAGTCGAACTGAGTAAGGCTTATAACGTCGACTACCTCCAACCTGTCGACATGTTGCCCCAGACACCCCACATTGAAATTGTGGTCAAATTAACTCGTAAAGATTAACCAAAGGAGAATCTTCATGAACCAGTTTCACTTTAATGACGAAGATGACGCCCAGTTAAAGCAACTGATCAACATGCTTCCAGATAACTACGCCGTGGTATATCGAGCTGATGGCCGGGTCCGGATTAACAAGGTCGGCCTCTCGTTTACCGCCCTCTTTTTTGGGATTTTACCGGCCTGGTTTCGCGGAGATTGGTACAACGTTTTCTGTATGTTAGGGGTGGAAGCCTTCTTTACAATGCTCTATAGCTACCTGACTGGAAGTGACCTCGCGACCGCTTCCTACCAACTCGGCATCTTTTTTAACCTCCTGTGGTTTGCGATCTACAACCTAATGTACTTCCGTCACTCCCAAAACCTCAACTACCAGCCGTACGACCGCCGCTCGGCGCAGTTATTACAGCAACATCATTATTATCGTTAACAACGAGGCTGCTCTACATGCAGGAACCATGCATAACTCCTGCTTGCAGCAATAAAAAAACCTTAAACCAGACTTGGTTTAAGGTTTTTTATTATGCTAAATGTTTAGTTTAAGAACGCAGTTACGGCAGCGGCAACGATAATTAAAGCTAATCCAATTAAAGTTGCAACCATTTCCTTGTGGGTCTTGTGTTGACCTAACATGTAAATTCCTGTCAAGGTTGCGATTACGACACTAACTTGTGAAACTACGAAGGCCGTTGACAAACCTAAACCACCCTTTTCGACTGGTTGAGCAGCCACTAAGTAAGCGAGGGCTGCGATTCCAAAGAAGAACCCAGCAATGATTTGCTTGTACGAGGTTGCTTGCTTGAAGACGTTTTCCTGTTTCAACAAGGTAATCCCGTAAATTACGGCGACTAACACCATCCCGATTGTTTGTGGTAAGAAAGCTTGTAACCCACTCATCGGCGTGGTCCGTGGAACAAAGCCCTGGGCCCACTTCAGATTTTCAATCTGTGGTGCAGCAGAGTACAGCCAGTACCCAATTACCCCAATCAGTTGGTAAATGATGGCTTTGCGCAGCGCTGCGGCGTTGGTGTTTTCTTTGTTTTCACTCCACGTGGTCAAGGTCGCCCCAATGATAATTACGATCAGCGCAATCATACCGATGATCTTGTTCGTAACCCCAGGCCAACTCCCCAGCGCAAAGGCACCCCACAGGGCCGTTACGATTAATTGAAAGGCCGTGGTAATTGGCATTACCCGAGATGATCCGATCAATGAGTAACCCTTAAAGGCCATGATTTGACCAAAGCCCCAACCGCAACCAGATATAATCCCAAAGACTAAGTTCCAGCCCATTGGGAAACCACATCCAGTTACTAAGAAAACGACGAAAGCCACAATTAAGGCTCCGATGGTCGCCCCTAAAATTTGGTTAGCAGGCTTCCCACCAATTTTTGAGGAGACCGTGGGGAAGAATCCCCAACCGATCACGGGAACAATCCCGATTAATAACGCTAATGCACTCATGTAAATATCCTCCACTGCATCTGATTTAAATCTCTTTGATGAATCAATTATACCGCAACTCACTAATTAATGAAAGCGATTTCACGAATTTTCTTGGGGGCGCGGGGTGGGCTGAAAGGCGGACGCCGCTCGGACGGCGCGTTGCCATCCGGAATACAGGCGGGTCCGCGCTGTGGCGGACAAATCTGGAACAAATGCTTTTCCAGCCTGATAAATCGTTTTTATTTCCGTCCAGTCAGCCCAAAACCCAGTCGCAACCCCTGACAACGCGGCAACCCCAAAGGCTGTGATTTCCGCATCGTTGGTCCGCAGCACCTGGCGGTTTAACAGATCCGCTTGAAATTGCATGAGGTAGCTATTCCGACTGGCCCCGCCGGCCGCGCTTAACTGCGAAATTGCCAATCCGGTATCCTGTTCCATGGCGTCTACAATGTCACAGGTGCGGTAGGCGGTTGCCTGCAAGGTAGCCTTGACCAGGTCATCCTTGGTGGTGCCCCGGGTCAAACCAAACCAGGCGCCCCGGGTGGTCGGGTTCCAGTATGGAGCCCCTAATCCAGTTAGGGCGGGAACAAAGTACACCTCATTCTGATTAGTCGACCGTTGCGCCGCTAGGCGTGATTCGGGGACGCTTTGAATTAACCCCACCTGATCTTGAAGCCACCCCAAGGCACTGCCGGCGGTGAAAATGCTTCCTTCTAACGCATAGGTGATTTTTCCATCCAGCCCGTAGGCAATCGTGGTTAACAAGTGTTTCGAGGTCGCCGGGGTTTCCCCACTGTTCATCATGACAAAGGCTCCGTCCCCGTAAGTGGTTTCTACCATTCCGGGTTCCAAACTCAACGACCCTAAGAGGGCCGCCTGCTGATCCCCAATGATGCCTGCGATCGGCACCGAGACCCCGTAAAACTGATAGTTCTCCGTCGTGCCGTACCGTTCATCCGAAGCCCGGACGGCAGGCAGCAGTTGGCGGGGAATTCGCAGCAACGCTAACAGGTCGTCATCCCACTCCAACCGATGAATGTTATATAGCATCGTACGGCTGGCATTAGTATAGTCAGTCACGTGGCACTTACCATCGGATAACTTCCAGGCCAACCATGTATCGATGGTCCCCGCTAACAGTTCGCCCCGTTCAGCCCGGGCTTGGGCGCCCGGAACGTGGTCTAAGATCCAGCGAATTTTGGTGGCTGAAAAGTAAGCATCGAGCACTAACCCGGTCTTTTCCTGAATCATAGCTTGATAACCCGCAACTTGCAACTGGTGGGCAATCGCCGCTGTCTGATTTGAAAGCCAGCCGATTGCATGATAAATCGGTTTCCCGGTCTGTTTGTCCCACACCACCACGGTTTCTCGTTGGTTGGTAATCCCAAGTGAATGAATTTCATCTGGATGAATCCGCCCGTCAATCAACGCATTAGCAATCGCAGCTAACACCGAGCTCCAGATCTCATCGGGATCCTGTTCCACCCACCCCGGATGGGGACGCAGTTGGCGGAGGGGTTGGGTACTAGCAATTACCTTACGCCCGGCGTGATCATACAGCACCGCCCGGGTACTGGTAGATCCCTGATCAATTGCTAATACATATTTGCTAGTTGCGTTCATCAAACGTGCCCCTTTTTCAATCATTTCTTGCAGACTAATCATACCATAGCTACAAAAAGTTTAAGAAAAAAGAAGGAGCAAGCTCCTTCTTTACTTAATCACGGATTAGCGTTTAATTTGGACCCGAATGTCACAATCAATTTCAGCTGGTTCAACCTGTTCTTGGTAGTCGAAGTTGGCTTCGTTGAAGTAGTGTTTCATTTCATCATTAATGACGTTTAAGTCCCTGACATCCCCGGTTTGGCGCTTGATCAGTAATGTGTATTCCTTCGTATCTTCATCCACATTTTCGAAGTCATAAATTACATCAACGGTGTTTAAAATTTCTTGAATTAACTGGCGTTCTGTCATTTCCATCTGCTTCATTTCCTTTCGTAAGTCATTACCATAAGCGTAGTGCAATTAGCTTCGTTTGTAAACAATTATTATACTTCAATTCTCGAATCTTTCAGTGCTATAATAGCGGTATGACAATCGAGCAAAGGACGTGAATCAGATGAAGAACGAACGCATCATCAAGCTTGATTCTACGGAAAATCTCCGGGAATTAGGTGGTTACCAAACGACTGATGGGCGCACCATTAAATGGCATAAATTACTGCGTTCTGGAAGTTTAGGTCTGCTGACGCCCACTGACCAAGCCTTTTTAGAGGCATACGGAGTCCGTTATGACGTGGACTTTCGTTCTGGTCAAGAACGAACGACCGCCCCAGATGCGGTTACCGCTGGTCAGATTGAATACCTGTTTGATCCCGTGTTTGACGAGGACCGAACCGATAACTCGCAGGATCCGGCCGAATTTCGTCAGATGCTCGAGGACAATCCCAACTACGCCCATGACCACATGGTCGACGTCTACCAACGGATGGTGCTTAACGACGGCTGTCACCAAGCCTACCGCCGGTTTTTTAAAATCCTGTTGCAAAATGACCAACCCGAGCAAACCCTATTGTTTCACTGTACGGCTGGGAAGGATCGGACGGGCATGGCCGCCGTGTTCCTGTTGGCTGCCCTCGGAGTTGATTTAGAGACGATCAAGCAGGACTACATTTTAACAAACCAAGTAGTGAAGGATGTAGTGGACCAAAAAATGGCAGCCGTTCGCGCTGAGGGCTTTTCCGAAGCCGCCATTCGGAACCTACGGGAACTGTATACCGTTGACATGGACTTTTTAGACGCGGCGCTAGCAACGATTAACGAACACTATGGTAGTCTCGATCAATATCTTAGTGACGTTCTCGGAGTCGGCACTGCGGAACGGGAACGCTTACAAGCACTCTACCTCGAACCTAATCATCACTAACGCGGAGGAAACTATGAATATCATCGAAGATTTACAGTGGCGTGGGGCCATTAACCAACAGACTGACGCCGCTGGTTTGGAAGCAACCATTGACGAACACCCGATTGCCCTGTATTGTGGCGTTGATCCAACTGGTGACAGTATGCACATTGGCCACCTGATTCCCTTTATGATCATGGAACGCTTTGCGCGCGCTGGCCACCATCCCTACATCGTCATTGGAGGAGCAACCGGATCGATTGGAGACCCCAGTGGTCGGAAAACGGAACGGCAGTTACAAACTAAGGAACAAGTCGAAAAAAACGTGGCAGCGCTGACCGCACAAATGGAGCACCTGTTTGGAAATAACTCGAACATCAGCATCGTTAATAACTACGACTGGACCAAGGATTTAACCCTCCTCGACTTTTTACGGGATTACGGCAAGCTGTTTAACGTCAACACGATGTTAAACAAGGAAGTGGTCGCAAGTCGTCTCGCCCAGGGGATTTCCTTCACAGAGTTTACCTACCAAATCCTGCAAGCGTATGACTTTTTCCAGCTCCATGAACAGCACGATGTACAACTAGAGATTGGGGGCGCTGACCAGTGGGGTAACATTACCGCCGGGATCGATCTGATCCACAAACTGCGGGGGCCTGAAACCAAGGTCTATGGCCTCACGATTCCCCTCATGCTCAAGTCTGATGGGACTAAGTTTGGTAAGACGGCGGGTGGCGCCGTTTGGTTGGACCCAGAAAAAACGTCTCCTTACGAATTTTACCAATTCTGGTTCAACCAGGATGATTGCGATGTGATTAAATACCTGAAGTACTTTACCTTCCTTGACCACGCAGAAATTGACCACCTGGAACAACAGGTGGAAACGGAACCCTGGAAACGGGAAGCGCAACGGCGGTTAGCTGAGGAAGTAACTGCGTTTGTACACGGACAAGCGGCCGTTGAAGATGCCGAACGGATTGCGAAGTTACTCTTTACCGGGAACGTCCAAGAGTTAAGTCCGGTTGAGGTCGGGCAGGCCTTTAATAACGTCCCGACCGTTACAATCAATGCAGAACCGCAGAACATCATCGACCTCTTGTTAGCGATGCACGTGGATAGTTCCAAACGCCAAGCCCGCGAAGACGTCCAAAACGGGGCCATTACCGTCAATGGAACCAAGGTTACGGATGTGAACGCTACGATTGATCCCGCTGATCATTTTGACGGACAATACGTGATTGTCCGGCGAGGGAAGAAAAAACACTTCTTAGCCCGGGTCACTAATTAACTTAACTTAAAAAAGCTCTCGTCATTCACTGACGGGAGCTTTTTTAACATTGTGACCACACAAAAACAGGATCATCCCAGCGGGACAATCCTGTTTCATTAATGAAGCTGATTTGTTTACCAGTAGTTGTGGGCGTTCCGGAAAGCAACGGCGTTTGCAACTGAACCGTACCGGCTAACAGCGTATTGACGAGCAACCCGTTCTTGGTTAGCTGGTGAGTAATCACCGTTCAAGTATGATGAAGACAATTGGTATTTACCAATGTATTGACCATTCCGGGCCGTGTATGAGCCACCAGATTCAACAGCGGCGATGGAGTCTAAGGAACCATCACTTTCGGCACCAGTATTACTGCTTGCTTGGGTAGCAGCTGGAGCTTGCGTTTGGGCTGGTTGTGCAGCTGGTTGAGCTGGAGCTTGCGTTTGGGCTTGCTTAGCAGCAGGTTGAGCGGCTGGCGTCGTTGCTTGCGCAGCAGCTTTAGCTGGAGTAGCAGCTTGGTTGTTAGTTGATTCAGCAACCGGTTGGGCAGGCGCAACTTTAGCAGCTTGGGAAGCTGAGTTGGCAACCTTAACGTTTCCGTTGTCACCAACGATGAAAACTTCACCAACGTAGATGCGGTTGATGTCTTTAATGTTGTTAGCTTTTTGCATAATGTTAACAGACACACCGTAAGTTTGGGCTAATTCTGATAACGTATCACCAGAGTGCACCGTGATCTTAGTTGAGGCATCAGCGTTGTTAGCACCAGCAAACATAACTCCAGCCGATACAGCAGCAACTGCGGCAATTGACTTAAGACCTTTTAACTTCATAAAATAAATCTCTCCTTAAATAGTAAATGTAAAATCCAGGTCGTGTAACTAGAATGATTGCTCGATGACGCATTCGCATCAAACAACAATTGCTATACTAATGGGGTAACGTTACAGAGAGATTACAGAAAGGTTACTGAAAATCGCTTTTTTGTAATCTCGCAATCATTTAGACATATTTTGTTACTTAAAGACCTGGAACCGGAGCGAATTACTACCAGCATGGGCATTAAATGTGTCAAACCATTTCAAATTATTGTCAACTTAATTAACAATTTCTGCCATTTTTTTACAACTTTTTGATTATCTGCCCTTCAAGAAGTAATCACTAGTTTGCTTCGACCAGTTCAGCACATTCTGCCACAAAAAAACGCTCCTAAACAGGAGCGTTTTTGGTAACTTAAGTTCAA includes the following:
- the rbsU gene encoding ribose/proton symporter RbsU, which translates into the protein MSALALLIGIVPVIGWGFFPTVSSKIGGKPANQILGATIGALIVAFVVFLVTGCGFPMGWNLVFGIISGCGWGFGQIMAFKGYSLIGSSRVMPITTAFQLIVTALWGAFALGSWPGVTNKIIGMIALIVIIIGATLTTWSENKENTNAAALRKAIIYQLIGVIGYWLYSAAPQIENLKWAQGFVPRTTPMSGLQAFLPQTIGMVLVAVIYGITLLKQENVFKQATSYKQIIAGFFFGIAALAYLVAAQPVEKGGLGLSTAFVVSQVSVVIATLTGIYMLGQHKTHKEMVATLIGLALIIVAAAVTAFLN
- the glpK gene encoding glycerol kinase GlpK, yielding MNATSKYVLAIDQGSTSTRAVLYDHAGRKVIASTQPLRQLRPHPGWVEQDPDEIWSSVLAAIANALIDGRIHPDEIHSLGITNQRETVVVWDKQTGKPIYHAIGWLSNQTAAIAHQLQVAGYQAMIQEKTGLVLDAYFSATKIRWILDHVPGAQARAERGELLAGTIDTWLAWKLSDGKCHVTDYTNASRTMLYNIHRLEWDDDLLALLRIPRQLLPAVRASDERYGTTENYQFYGVSVPIAGIIGDQQAALLGSLSLEPGMVETTYGDGAFVMMNSGETPATSKHLLTTIAYGLDGKITYALEGSIFTAGSALGWLQDQVGLIQSVPESRLAAQRSTNQNEVYFVPALTGLGAPYWNPTTRGAWFGLTRGTTKDDLVKATLQATAYRTCDIVDAMEQDTGLAISQLSAAGGASRNSYLMQFQADLLNRQVLRTNDAEITAFGVAALSGVATGFWADWTEIKTIYQAGKAFVPDLSATARTRLYSGWQRAVRAASAFQPTPRPQENS
- a CDS encoding tyrosine-protein phosphatase; this translates as MKNERIIKLDSTENLRELGGYQTTDGRTIKWHKLLRSGSLGLLTPTDQAFLEAYGVRYDVDFRSGQERTTAPDAVTAGQIEYLFDPVFDEDRTDNSQDPAEFRQMLEDNPNYAHDHMVDVYQRMVLNDGCHQAYRRFFKILLQNDQPEQTLLFHCTAGKDRTGMAAVFLLAALGVDLETIKQDYILTNQVVKDVVDQKMAAVRAEGFSEAAIRNLRELYTVDMDFLDAALATINEHYGSLDQYLSDVLGVGTAERERLQALYLEPNHH
- the tyrS gene encoding tyrosine--tRNA ligase, which encodes MNIIEDLQWRGAINQQTDAAGLEATIDEHPIALYCGVDPTGDSMHIGHLIPFMIMERFARAGHHPYIVIGGATGSIGDPSGRKTERQLQTKEQVEKNVAALTAQMEHLFGNNSNISIVNNYDWTKDLTLLDFLRDYGKLFNVNTMLNKEVVASRLAQGISFTEFTYQILQAYDFFQLHEQHDVQLEIGGADQWGNITAGIDLIHKLRGPETKVYGLTIPLMLKSDGTKFGKTAGGAVWLDPEKTSPYEFYQFWFNQDDCDVIKYLKYFTFLDHAEIDHLEQQVETEPWKREAQRRLAEEVTAFVHGQAAVEDAERIAKLLFTGNVQELSPVEVGQAFNNVPTVTINAEPQNIIDLLLAMHVDSSKRQAREDVQNGAITVNGTKVTDVNATIDPADHFDGQYVIVRRGKKKHFLARVTN
- a CDS encoding LysM peptidoglycan-binding domain-containing protein, translating into MKLKGLKSIAAVAAVSAGVMFAGANNADASTKITVHSGDTLSELAQTYGVSVNIMQKANNIKDINRIYVGEVFIVGDNGNVKVANSASQAAKVAPAQPVAESTNNQAATPAKAAAQATTPAAQPAAKQAQTQAPAQPAAQPAQTQAPAATQASSNTGAESDGSLDSIAAVESGGSYTARNGQYIGKYQLSSSYLNGDYSPANQERVARQYAVSRYGSVANAVAFRNAHNYW